Proteins encoded in a region of the Elaeis guineensis isolate ETL-2024a chromosome 7, EG11, whole genome shotgun sequence genome:
- the LOC140859206 gene encoding putative germin-like protein 2-1: MAAHFLFLALLALASSLAIASDPSQLQDFCVADLKSDVFVNGFICKDPKLAKAEDFFFCGLDKPRDTGNKLGSNVTQVNVNQIAGLNTLGISLARLDFAPYGVNPPHIHPRGTEILTVFEGTLYVGFVTSNPNNQLFAKVLNKGDVFVFPQGLIHFQFNYGKTNAVAIAGLSSQNPGVITIANAVFGVKPPISDDVLAKAFQLDKKTVDWLQAQFWMDNNN, from the exons ATGGCTGCCCATTTCCTCTTCCTTGCTCTCCTTGCTCTGGCTTCATCTCTTGCCATTGCTTCTGATCCTAGTCAACTCCAAGACTTCTGTGTTGCTGATCTTAAATCAGATG TGTTTGTAAATGGGTTCATTTGCAAGGACCCGAAGCTTGCCAAAGCcgaagatttcttcttttgtggCCTTGACAAGCCCCGTGACACAGGAAACAAACTTGGGTCTAATGTGACTCAAGTCAATGTGAACCAAATTGCTGGGCTCAACACCCTTGGCATCTCGCTAGCTCGTCTGGACTTTGCACCCTATGGTGTCAACCCTCCTCACATCCACCCAAGGGGAACCGAGATCCTTACTGTGTTTGAAGGCACACTTTACGTGGGCTTCGTCACATCTAACCCCAACAACCAGCTCTTCGCTAAGGTCCTTAACAAGGGTGATGTGTTTGTATTTCCTCAAGGTCTCATCCATTTTCAGTTCAACTACGGAAAGACAAATGCTGTTGCTATTGCTGGTCTCAGCAGCCAGAACCCTGGCGTCATCACCATAGCCAATGCAGTCTTTGGAGTGAAGCCACCAATCTCTGATGATGTTCTTGCCAAGGCCTTTCAACTGGACAAGAAGACTGTAGATTGGCTTCAGGCCCAATTCTGGATGGACAACAACAACTAG